A stretch of the TM7 phylum sp. oral taxon 349 genome encodes the following:
- a CDS encoding YdcF family protein, whose protein sequence is MKKVVIAVSAIVVLIAVIIWSIGAYLYVDDLRGCGQAPTTFDVCRSADAIVAVSGGDTLARADEAIKLYRNGWARYIVFSGAAADKSGPSNAQVMKRHAIASGVPATAILIETMSETTEENAMNTTQILDQHHISSVILVTSVYHQRRATLEFRKSAPKIFVRSHPVESDRQWQGGGWWLTSTGWNLAIQELGKIIVSTRN, encoded by the coding sequence ATGAAAAAAGTTGTAATCGCTGTGAGCGCTATTGTAGTGCTAATTGCCGTGATTATTTGGAGTATTGGCGCATATCTGTACGTTGATGATTTACGTGGCTGCGGACAAGCGCCGACGACTTTCGATGTGTGTAGATCAGCCGACGCTATTGTTGCCGTGAGTGGCGGCGATACGCTTGCGCGCGCCGATGAGGCGATTAAATTATATCGTAACGGTTGGGCGAGATATATCGTATTTTCGGGTGCGGCGGCAGATAAAAGCGGTCCGAGTAATGCGCAGGTTATGAAACGCCATGCGATTGCGTCCGGTGTGCCGGCAACTGCGATTCTAATCGAAACAATGAGCGAAACGACAGAAGAGAACGCTATGAATACGACACAAATTCTTGACCAGCACCACATATCGTCGGTGATTCTAGTGACCAGTGTATATCATCAACGTCGTGCTACGCTGGAATTTCGCAAAAGCGCTCCGAAAATTTTCGTACGCAGTCATCCAGTTGAGTCAGACCGCCAGTGGCAAGGCGGCGGTTGGTGGCTGACGTCGACCGGTTGGAATCTTGCAATTCAAGAGCTTGGTAAAATTATCGTATCGACGAGGAATTAG
- the mnmA gene encoding tRNA 2-thiouridine(34) synthase MnmA, whose amino-acid sequence MAKRVFVGMSGGVDSSVAAALLVEQGYDVNGVYMKNWSQDLPGMECSWREDLADAKRVAVQLGIDFEVFDFQREYKQKVVDYMLDEYKAGRTPNPDIMCNQEVKFRLFLDVALEKGADFIATGHYARAEHGALMMAKDCVKDQTYFLYRVTHAALRHTLFPLGSYTKPEVRAMAKARGLWTARKKESMGVCFVGNVGMCEFLSEYVTTTPGDIVDRETGAILGRHDGAIFYTLGQRHGLEIGGGLPYYVVGKDMNRNEVYVSRNINDDAMWRTTILLTDLHWIHGAPNEADVLRVRLRHRGELKSCQLRGTELFLTEPERAVAPGQSAVIYAGGVCLGGGIVAG is encoded by the coding sequence ATGGCAAAGCGGGTATTTGTCGGTATGAGCGGTGGCGTTGACAGTAGTGTTGCAGCAGCGCTTTTGGTTGAGCAGGGTTATGACGTGAACGGCGTCTATATGAAAAACTGGAGCCAGGATTTGCCTGGTATGGAGTGCTCGTGGCGTGAAGATTTAGCAGATGCAAAACGCGTGGCAGTACAGCTTGGGATTGATTTTGAAGTATTTGATTTTCAGCGTGAGTATAAGCAAAAAGTTGTTGATTATATGCTTGATGAGTACAAAGCGGGGCGTACGCCGAATCCTGATATTATGTGCAATCAAGAAGTGAAATTTCGGCTGTTCCTTGATGTCGCGCTTGAGAAAGGCGCGGACTTTATCGCAACGGGGCATTATGCACGTGCTGAACACGGCGCGCTGATGATGGCAAAAGACTGCGTAAAAGATCAAACGTATTTTTTGTACCGTGTGACTCATGCGGCGTTGAGGCACACATTATTTCCGCTTGGCAGTTATACAAAGCCTGAAGTGCGCGCGATGGCAAAAGCACGCGGGTTATGGACGGCACGTAAAAAAGAGTCAATGGGTGTGTGTTTTGTCGGCAATGTCGGTATGTGTGAGTTTTTGAGCGAGTATGTGACGACAACACCAGGAGATATTGTCGATCGTGAAACGGGCGCAATTCTTGGTCGGCATGACGGCGCGATATTTTATACGCTTGGTCAACGGCATGGGTTGGAGATTGGCGGTGGACTACCTTATTATGTCGTTGGCAAAGACATGAACCGCAACGAAGTGTATGTGAGTCGAAATATCAATGATGATGCGATGTGGCGAACGACAATCCTACTGACCGATTTACACTGGATACATGGCGCGCCGAATGAAGCGGATGTGCTACGCGTACGCCTGCGCCATCGCGGTGAATTAAAATCGTGCCAATTGCGCGGAACTGAATTATTTCTCACTGAACCCGAGCGTGCAGTTGCGCCTGGGCAGTCGGCGGTGATATATGCCGGCGGTGTCTGTTTGGGCGGCGGAATTGTTGCAGGGTAA
- a CDS encoding alanine--tRNA ligase: MNAQEIRKKYLEFYQQRGHAIVKRAPLILHDDPTTLFTGSGMQPMIPFLLGEPHPRGTRIADSQTCLRAQDIDDIGDNRHTTFFEMLGNWSLGDYFKQEQIPWMFEFLTEVVGLDPARLYVTCYRGNDKFGIPKDQEAADLWAKLFADKGLSHGQADIGSEADGYARGVHEGERIFFYDGTKNWWSRNGSEATTPVGDPCGPDSEMFYLFDTPHDPAFGEHCHPNCDCGRFMEIGNNVFMAYKKVAEGEFEPLAKPNIDHGSGLERIAAAANNNPDVFRVSLLWPIIEKLEQLSGKTYAAHTESMRVIADHLRAATFMAVDGCVPSNKEQGYVMRRLLRRAIRFANELGVKEDFFEEIIPVIADLYVNDFPEIAEHRDKIIITLMKEEKAFTRTLFKGVRHLRKFVEDGLTGVELFTLYDTYGFPVELSTEIARREGVKLDADWRVQFDAKMQEQRQRSQTARKGQFHGGLEGAEPIHLKYHTATHLLGAALRKVLNAPDLQQHGSNITTERLRFDFNHDKLTPAEKQAVEDQVNAWIDADLPVNYRVYPTDEALRMGAIGAFGERYGSEVKVYSIGEGDNCVSFEVCGGPHVRHTGELKAGGKQFKIIKEESSSAGIRRIKAVLR; the protein is encoded by the coding sequence ATGAATGCCCAGGAAATTCGCAAAAAGTATTTGGAGTTTTATCAGCAGCGCGGCCACGCGATCGTGAAGCGTGCACCGCTTATCTTGCACGACGACCCGACGACGTTGTTTACCGGCTCTGGTATGCAGCCAATGATTCCGTTCCTGCTTGGCGAGCCGCACCCGCGCGGCACGCGGATTGCCGATAGTCAGACGTGTTTGCGCGCGCAAGATATTGACGATATCGGCGACAATCGTCACACGACGTTTTTTGAGATGCTTGGCAACTGGAGTTTGGGCGATTATTTTAAGCAAGAGCAAATTCCGTGGATGTTTGAATTTCTGACAGAAGTTGTCGGACTTGATCCAGCGCGTCTTTATGTAACATGTTACCGTGGCAATGATAAATTTGGCATTCCAAAAGATCAAGAAGCGGCCGATCTATGGGCAAAGTTATTTGCTGATAAGGGTTTATCGCATGGGCAAGCAGACATTGGTAGCGAAGCAGATGGTTATGCGCGTGGTGTTCATGAAGGTGAGCGAATTTTCTTTTATGATGGAACAAAGAACTGGTGGAGCCGCAATGGCTCAGAGGCGACGACGCCAGTGGGCGATCCGTGCGGACCGGACAGCGAAATGTTCTATTTGTTTGATACACCGCACGACCCTGCGTTTGGTGAACATTGTCATCCAAACTGCGATTGCGGGCGATTCATGGAAATTGGTAATAATGTATTTATGGCATATAAAAAAGTCGCTGAGGGTGAATTTGAACCGCTCGCTAAGCCAAACATTGATCATGGATCTGGGTTAGAACGAATTGCTGCGGCAGCAAATAACAATCCGGATGTATTCAGAGTAAGCTTGCTCTGGCCGATTATTGAGAAACTTGAGCAACTGAGCGGTAAAACGTATGCAGCGCACACCGAAAGTATGCGTGTCATTGCCGACCACTTGCGTGCAGCGACATTTATGGCGGTTGATGGTTGCGTGCCGAGCAATAAAGAGCAAGGGTATGTTATGCGGCGGCTATTGCGGCGGGCAATCCGGTTTGCGAATGAACTTGGTGTGAAGGAAGACTTTTTCGAAGAAATTATTCCGGTGATTGCTGATTTGTATGTAAACGATTTTCCGGAAATTGCCGAGCATCGCGATAAAATTATTATCACGCTCATGAAAGAAGAAAAAGCGTTCACGCGGACACTCTTTAAGGGCGTGCGGCACTTGCGTAAATTTGTCGAAGACGGATTGACGGGCGTTGAGTTGTTCACTTTATATGACACGTATGGATTTCCGGTTGAGCTCAGTACGGAAATCGCGCGCCGCGAAGGCGTCAAGCTCGACGCTGACTGGCGAGTGCAATTTGACGCCAAGATGCAGGAGCAGCGCCAACGTAGCCAGACGGCGCGCAAAGGTCAATTCCATGGCGGACTAGAAGGCGCGGAGCCGATCCACTTAAAGTATCACACGGCGACGCATTTGCTCGGTGCGGCGCTACGGAAAGTACTGAACGCGCCGGATTTGCAGCAGCACGGCAGTAATATCACGACCGAGCGGCTGCGGTTTGATTTTAACCATGATAAGTTGACGCCAGCCGAGAAACAAGCAGTTGAAGATCAAGTAAATGCCTGGATTGATGCGGATTTGCCCGTTAACTATCGTGTATATCCGACTGACGAGGCGCTTCGGATGGGCGCAATCGGCGCATTTGGCGAGCGTTACGGATCAGAGGTAAAAGTGTATTCTATCGGTGAAGGCGATAATTGCGTTAGTTTTGAAGTTTGCGGTGGTCCGCATGTGAGGCATACGGGCGAGTTGAAAGCAGGCGGCAAACAGTTTAAGATAATCAAAGAAGAATCGTCAAGCGCCGGCATTCGCCGTATCAAGGCGGTACTACGCTGA
- a CDS encoding ethanolamine ammonia-lyase reactivating factor EutA has protein sequence MVLDKIRALRKKVDTQADDYIVALDIGTEYIKALIANVQGEDIEIVGVGRAHQELGDMHQGAIADIAGVVRNCEEALGAAEEEAGLQAKRAVIGIAGELVKGVTNTIRYRRPQPDRPLDETEMEFIIEKVQDRAAVKAQKQIALETGNDDVEVKLVNSALVSIHIDGYKVSNPIGFQGKDVAVQIYTAFAPMVHIGALEKVADELDLTLMAVAAEPFAVSRSVLGTDANSSFTAILADVGGGTTDIAVVNDGGVEGTKMFGIGGRSFTKTIATELAISYTQAEKLKVNLDGEKIKPSVKEQIDAAINRTLEVWLSGVELALSEFDSVDQLPPRILLCGGGASLAPLVDALKKDDWYKDLPFTKRPSVQRISPHDVIGIVDTTEKASDHTYITAMGLLRVGYDTIIGASDAQTMRDRINRILRV, from the coding sequence ATGGTTTTAGATAAAATTCGTGCATTACGCAAAAAAGTTGATACGCAAGCCGATGATTATATCGTCGCGCTTGATATTGGTACTGAATATATCAAAGCGCTGATCGCTAATGTTCAGGGCGAAGATATTGAGATCGTTGGCGTTGGACGCGCGCACCAAGAGCTTGGCGATATGCACCAAGGTGCGATTGCTGATATCGCGGGCGTTGTCCGCAACTGCGAAGAAGCACTCGGCGCCGCCGAAGAAGAAGCTGGTTTGCAGGCGAAGCGTGCGGTGATTGGTATCGCTGGCGAGCTCGTAAAAGGCGTGACAAATACGATTCGATACCGTCGCCCGCAGCCGGATCGTCCGCTTGACGAAACTGAGATGGAATTTATCATCGAAAAAGTCCAAGACCGCGCCGCTGTAAAAGCGCAAAAGCAGATTGCACTCGAAACCGGTAATGATGATGTTGAAGTAAAGCTAGTGAATTCAGCACTCGTCAGTATCCATATTGATGGTTATAAGGTATCGAACCCGATTGGGTTTCAAGGAAAAGACGTTGCTGTGCAGATTTACACCGCTTTTGCGCCGATGGTACATATTGGCGCGCTCGAAAAAGTTGCAGACGAGCTTGATTTAACGCTGATGGCAGTGGCGGCTGAGCCGTTCGCTGTGAGCCGCAGCGTACTCGGAACGGATGCAAACAGTTCGTTTACGGCGATTTTGGCAGACGTTGGCGGCGGCACGACAGACATTGCTGTGGTGAATGACGGCGGCGTCGAAGGAACGAAAATGTTTGGTATCGGCGGACGCAGTTTCACGAAAACGATCGCAACGGAGCTGGCGATTAGCTACACGCAGGCAGAAAAACTAAAGGTTAATTTGGACGGCGAGAAAATTAAGCCGTCAGTAAAAGAGCAAATTGACGCCGCGATAAACCGCACGCTTGAGGTTTGGCTATCCGGCGTGGAATTGGCGCTGAGCGAATTTGATTCAGTCGACCAGCTGCCGCCGCGCATTTTGCTATGCGGCGGCGGCGCAAGTTTAGCACCGCTCGTTGATGCGCTTAAAAAAGACGATTGGTACAAAGATTTGCCGTTTACTAAGCGCCCGAGCGTTCAGCGAATTAGTCCGCATGATGTTATCGGTATCGTTGATACAACTGAAAAAGCAAGCGACCACACGTATATTACAGCGATGGGATTGTTGCGCGTGGGGTATGATACAATAATAGGAGCGAGCGACGCGCAAACGATGCGAGATCGAATCAATCGTATCCTGCGTGTGTAA
- the ruvX gene encoding Holliday junction resolvase RuvX produces the protein MSKSYVALDIGEKRIGVALARDDVKIAMAYDTLNVDGGEVQAIAEIIVREKADVLVVGYPRNQAGEPTKQTEFVERFIEQLRDIVSKIVFQDESLTSVKAEEILNARNQPYAKGEVDALAASLILQDYLETH, from the coding sequence ATGAGTAAATCGTACGTTGCGCTTGATATCGGCGAGAAGCGAATTGGCGTTGCCTTAGCGCGTGATGACGTAAAAATCGCGATGGCGTATGATACGCTCAATGTTGATGGCGGCGAAGTTCAGGCGATTGCTGAAATTATCGTGCGTGAAAAAGCCGATGTGCTCGTCGTCGGGTACCCGCGCAACCAAGCAGGCGAGCCAACGAAGCAGACAGAATTTGTCGAGCGGTTCATCGAGCAGCTGCGCGATATTGTGTCAAAAATCGTTTTTCAAGACGAATCGCTTACGAGCGTTAAGGCTGAAGAGATTTTGAACGCGCGTAATCAACCGTACGCAAAAGGCGAAGTCGACGCACTAGCGGCAAGTCTGATACTACAAGATTATTTGGAGACGCACTAA